AAGATAGTTATATCTATTGTAAATCATGTTAATTTAGAAAATTGACAataaaaaactgaaaactattttttctggttttcatattttggtttttggttttgtaaaaaacataaaagtggaaacaaaaaatgatactGAACGAGCCCTAAATTTTTAGTGGCTTGTGTTTATATGGGTATAAGTGACTCTGTATTGGTGTCTATTAATTTGATATTGGTATTAAGATTAGTGTGGTATAGGTACACTAATATATTGATAAGAAGTACCAGTACAACTATACAAGTCATTTACGTTTTTGGTACTGACATATGTTGTGTTTGTAGTAAAAATGGTTGTATTTGGGATCACAAGCCACTTGAGGTTTAGCCTCAAGAGACTAGAGGAGTAGAGGTTTAAGGTGGTTCGTCCTTATGTGtttcaacttttaaaaaacAGACACTTTGTGTTTGGTTCACATAAATCTAGTGGGAGTGAGCAACTGAAATGTTCGTGCCAAATTGTTCGCCAAAACTAGTTTCCGAGTTCATCCAAATTTAGCTTGGTTCTTCCGAATCTAAACTAGGTTCGCTCGTATCTTCAACTGCCCTATTTCCAATTCTGCAAGCAACTAGATATGTGGCTTGATCTTCGTGATTGATTTTCTATTTGAACCTAGACTATTGTTGAAGCAAGTCTTCTCAAACAACAAATGTAACTATGTAAGGGTCCCACCTTAATAAAAATGAGAGACTTAATCACTTAATAAGACTAATGATATTTCCCTTATTGCCTTATGGTTCTAAGGTAAAATCTCCTTTGAACTTGTTAAATGAACTCTCTCTCTATTGAGACAGGTGTAGTACACATCCGTATTTCACAACTATATACTTTTTTTTATGAAGATAAGATGAAGTGCCTTATCGGATCGGAACCCCGCCCGAGTCGCAACTGTATACTTGTTCCTCTCATTTATAGAGGGTATTCACAAAATTAAACACTTTGAACTAATCCCCATTAATTCATCAAAATGTCCACGCCCTCATATGCATGCCACACCATTATATAACCTATAAGGCTATAAATATGGCCCAAAACACTCCTATTTCTTTCCAAACAATAATAGGAGACAGTACACGATCAACAAACTAGAAGATAGATCAAAGTAGCACAATCAAACTTACTGTCTTTCGAGAGAGGAGACACTGAGAACTGAGAAGAGATtccaaaaggaaaaaatagtcAAATTCCTAATACGATAATAGTTGGTCATTAGATTTCCCAATAAGCCACAACTTAAACTAAGTGATGGGAACAGAATATAAATGGCCCGACTATTAATATGGATCTTCATGTAAACTTATGTCAAACCCTTTATTGctgactactccctccgtcccttaatactcgacctgttttgaccggacacgcttgtCAATACACAACTTTGACTACCAATTTCTTtgactacatattataaaaacttataaaaattttaatattttgaaaatatatattaagatgaaattaacaatatattatatactaacatttgttttcatatactagaaaacaaatatggtcaaagtgaaatatgtgaatagtgcaaaaagtcaaaccgggtcgagtattaagagaccggcaacttttgtgtaagaccgccttaccggaaagaccactttagttgcttaactaattggttcaatttcttaactaattggttacatattaactaattggttccgttGCGTAACTTATATGATACGTATAGAAAAATTTGTATTAAGAGACGAAGGGAgtattaattaatcataagcCGCAAATTGATTATCAAACAATTTATGAACAATTAAGATAAAAAGACACACATATACTGACTGCACTAAACTGAGTACAATTAAGAGTAACACGCATAAGTTAAAACCAAATACTATCAACCTATATTCTACCCAGAATGCAAATAGTTCTGTTTTTATACTCCAAATTAAAACAGAACCCATGAGTTAAGAATATATACAAACAAACTACATAGAGTAACTcaatttgtaaaatttgtaatcaATTAAAAACTGGTTACAAAATCAATTAAAAGTACTTATTATTgtatttcaaaaaataaacctaagtaaCCATACTACAAGATTATTAGCTAAAGCAAACATAATCACGACATTCAATAGTTCTAGTCTGAAATCACCAGCTTCACCATCATCGTCGTCGTCATCgtcatcgtcatcatcatcatcatcatcatcagcaTCATCAGCATCATCGACATCATCGACatattcatcatcatcatcatattcagcatcatcatcatcatactCATCACACATATAGCTCTGTGGACCACCCTTATTGATGCTCAAAAAAAGGTCATCTTCATTATCATACATGGTAATTTGTACATCCAACACAAAAGACTTACCATCAGACTCTTTGTAAGAAGATCTTGCAATGTTAAGAATAgtagaacaagcatgttgaataCAAGTTTGATCAACATCCATAAATTCCAACCAATACTGAATTTTTTCCCATGGATCATCTTCTTCAAAACGAGGTATCAACAATTTATCACAACGTATTCCAAATTTCCCACACATTTTATTTCCAGACTTGACTGATTTTCTTCTGTCTTTCCTCAAGATTTTGATAGTTACTGTTTGGATTTCATGTATGGAATCTTCAAAAGAGACAGTAATAGGACACTCCatataaacgggttgacctaAAGTATCACTATTTTCTAACATATTCGAGTATTTTGGATTAAGGTTTGAGGTTAATTAAGGTTAAGATTAATTTGAGGTTGTGGTAATTGGAATTAATGAGGTTTATGATTGCAATTTGCAAAGGTAGAGAGATGTGTGGAATTGTGGTTAGGTACTTTGTACGTAGGTCTATATATATAACAAACACAAGACAACAAGATATATATATTAAACCTTATTCGATTTGAATTAGGGTTTATGAAAtcatatattaataataatccTTTTTTTAATTACTTGCTCCCTAAGTTGAAGTACTTGAGTTACACACGGTTTGTTATTCATGAGTTTCCTAATATCAATGAACTTTTATCTCCATATTAATTTAGGAAACAATGTAAATTGGCAACAAACAACAAATCCAGTCAAGTACAGCTGTACAGCTGGTAAATAAATCTTAATTTGCTTCttcgatttattttttaattaacgtATTTTATCATTATATGAGAATTTAAATTATACATGTATGATGTATTGACTCAAATCTAATAATGATACATATTGATTTAGGAAACAATGTAAATTGGCAACAAACAACAAATAAATCCAGTCAAGTATAACTGGTAAATAAATCTTAACTAGATTATACCCCCCATGCACGCACGAAtcttctaaaattattatttgaccatgtTTTATTCCGTATAAAATATTTCTCCCCTTAAAGCTAATGTATAATTATTAAATCTTGAACATACATATTTAATCAGCTAATATAAAATTTAGGTCCTACTAtgtttacatattttatatgcttaatatgctaatttgatcaAATAATGAGTAAATAAATtttacataatttatataccgatttgactaaaatatttccaaaataatattGAACAAATTATTATATGTGTATCTATTATTGTCATATTCTGTAATCCAATATTTTTTTCCCCATACATGAATCATTTATAATAAATGATAGTAAATAAAGGAGATATATTTTAGGAAATAGATTTTTGACGGGAAAAAATTGCACCAAAaattgacatgtgtcatttcCGATGTCCGTTTTACTATAAAGTAATATATTTGCTTCTTCGATTTGTTTTTAATTAACGTGTTTTATCATTAAAtgagattttaaatttttacatTTATTGACTCAAATCTAATAATGATGTATTGCTTGGTGAGGTGGTAATaggtaaagttttttttttttttttttacataggcTTAATCATTCGTAATTTAAAGTAGTACGCACTATTACAAACACTAAGGTCTTTAAAGACCAATTCACCTATTACAATAACGCACACGAAATACATATACTTCAAAAGTGCAACAGGCTCTTCTCGATTGAACCCTTGATTGTTGATGCAGTCTTGTTTACACAATCTCATGGTGCCAAGACTACATCCTTGTGATTTTG
This genomic stretch from Spinacia oleracea cultivar Varoflay chromosome 3, BTI_SOV_V1, whole genome shotgun sequence harbors:
- the LOC130470028 gene encoding uncharacterized protein, which translates into the protein MIHGKKFSIGWNLWMLIKLVFNMLVLLFLTLQDLLTKSLMSYMCDEYDDDDAEYDDDDEYVDDVDDADDADDDDDDDDDDDDDDDDGEAGDFRLELLNVVIMFALANNLVVWLLRFIF